Within Ferroacidibacillus organovorans, the genomic segment TCCGATTCAGGAGTTGCAAAAGTGAACGCAAATCGGTAATATCATGATTGGGTTTAGCACTCAACGAGTTTGAGTGCTAACAAAAATAAAACTCTGTAGAATGAAAGAGGAGGGTTTCGCATGATTAAGCCACTCGGCGATCGTGTGGTGCTGCGCGCGCTGGAGCGTGAGGAAAAAACCGCCAGCGGGATTGTTCTTCCAGATACGGCAAAAGAAAAGCCGCAAGAGGCAGAAGTCGTCTCTGTAGGCCCAGGCCGCTATGAAGATGGGAAACTTGTGGCAGTCGACGTGAAAGTCGGCAACCGCGTCATCTTCTCTAAATACGCAGGCACTGAAGTCAAGTATGACGGTGTGGAGTATTTGATCGTTCGGGAATCAGACATCTTGGCGGTCGTTGAACGATAAGCGTTAACCGGTGAACATAGATTAAGGGAGGTCACGTTGACGATGGCAAAAGATATTAAGTTTCGTGAAGATGCTCGCCGTGCCATGTTGCGCGGTGTAGACGCACTGGCTGATGCGGTAAAAGTCACTCTGGGGCCGCGCGGCCGCAATGTCGTGCTTGAGAAAAAATTTGGTTCTCCGCTCATTACCAATGACGGTGTGACAATTGCCAAAGAGATTGAATTGGAAGACCCGTTTGAGAACATGGGTGCGCAACTGGTCAAAGAGGTTGCGACGAAAACCAATGATATTGCGGGCGATGGCACGACGACGGCGACAGTGCTCGCGCAGGCGATGATCCGTGAAGGCCTGAAAAATGTGACGTCTGGTGCAAATCCGCTCATGCTTCGCAAAGGGATTGAGCTCGCGGTTGCAGCTGCGGTCGAAGAGATCCGCGCGATCTCAAAACCTGTCGAAGGACGCGACAGCATTGCGCAAGCGGCGGCTGTTTCTGCCGGAGATGAAGAGATTGGCCAACTGATCGCGGACGCGATGGAGAAGGTCGGCAAAGACGGCGTCATTACGGTTGAAGAATCCAAAGGCTTTACGACGGAGCTTGAAGTGGTCGAAGGTATGCAGTTTGACCGCGGCTACATCTCTCCTTATATGGTCACGGATTCTGACAAGATGGAAGCGGTTCTCGACGAGCCTTACATCTTGATCACCGACAAGAAGATCGGAAACATTCAAGAGATCCTCCCTGTGCTTGAGCGCGTGGTTCAATCGGGCCGTCCGCTGCTCATGATCGCAGAGGATGTCGAAGGCGAAGCGCTTGCAACGCTTGTCGTGAACAAGCTGCGTGGAACGTTCACCGCAGTCGGGGTCAAGGCGCCGGGCTTTGGCGATCGCCGCAAAGCGATGCTTCAAGACATCGCGGTGCTTACAGGTGGCCAAGTGATCAGCGAGGAACTCGGGCTTGAACTGAAGAATACAAGCATTGATCAACTGGGTCGTGCGCGCCAAGTCCGCGTCTCCAAGGAGAACACGATCGTCGTCGACGGCAGCGGCAACCGCAAAGACATCGACGCACGCATCAATCAGATTCGCGTTCAGTTGGAAGAGACCACATCTGATTTTGATCGCGAGAAACTCCAGGAACGTCTCGCCAAACTCTCGGGTGGCGTCGCGGTTGTCAAAGTTGGTGCGGCGACAGAAACAGAACTCAAAGAGAAGAAATTGCGCATCGAAGACGCGCTCAACACGACGCGTGCGGCAGTTGAAGAAGGACTCGTCGCAGGTGGCGGTACGGCCCTTGTTAACGCGCTGCGCGCACTCGATCGCGTGAACGCAGAAGGCGACATCGCGACAGGCGTCAGCATCGTGCGCCGCGCGCTGGAAGCTCCTGTCCGCCAAATTGCGGACAATGCGGGCCTTGAAGGTGCGATCATCGTCGAGCGGTTGAAAAAAGAGGCTGTGGGCACAGGCTTCAACGCTGCAAACGGCGAATGGATCGATATGTTTAAAGCGGGCGTCGTCGACGCGGCGAAAGTTACCCGTTCGGCACTTCAAAACGCAGCGTCTGTCGCGGCGATGTTCTTGACCACTGAAGCGGTGATCGCGGATAAGCCTGAGAAAGAAA encodes:
- the groES gene encoding co-chaperone GroES; translation: MIKPLGDRVVLRALEREEKTASGIVLPDTAKEKPQEAEVVSVGPGRYEDGKLVAVDVKVGNRVIFSKYAGTEVKYDGVEYLIVRESDILAVVER
- the groL gene encoding chaperonin GroEL (60 kDa chaperone family; promotes refolding of misfolded polypeptides especially under stressful conditions; forms two stacked rings of heptamers to form a barrel-shaped 14mer; ends can be capped by GroES; misfolded proteins enter the barrel where they are refolded when GroES binds), with translation MAKDIKFREDARRAMLRGVDALADAVKVTLGPRGRNVVLEKKFGSPLITNDGVTIAKEIELEDPFENMGAQLVKEVATKTNDIAGDGTTTATVLAQAMIREGLKNVTSGANPLMLRKGIELAVAAAVEEIRAISKPVEGRDSIAQAAAVSAGDEEIGQLIADAMEKVGKDGVITVEESKGFTTELEVVEGMQFDRGYISPYMVTDSDKMEAVLDEPYILITDKKIGNIQEILPVLERVVQSGRPLLMIAEDVEGEALATLVVNKLRGTFTAVGVKAPGFGDRRKAMLQDIAVLTGGQVISEELGLELKNTSIDQLGRARQVRVSKENTIVVDGSGNRKDIDARINQIRVQLEETTSDFDREKLQERLAKLSGGVAVVKVGAATETELKEKKLRIEDALNTTRAAVEEGLVAGGGTALVNALRALDRVNAEGDIATGVSIVRRALEAPVRQIADNAGLEGAIIVERLKKEAVGTGFNAANGEWIDMFKAGVVDAAKVTRSALQNAASVAAMFLTTEAVIADKPEKEKAPMPGGGMGGMDMM